The Acinetobacter calcoaceticus sequence TAAGCAAATGCCGTTTGTAGAATCTACAAACGGCATTTATTATTGATTCAGTGCATCTTTCATTTTGTCATTTTTTGCAGCCCATACATGTATAAATCAGAACAACTTGCCCATAGCATTCGCCAACTCATTGAGAGCGGCACTTTAAATGCACACGAGAAGTTACCTTCTTTAAGAGATCAGGTGCAACGCTCTGGTTTTAGTTTAATGACGGTAATGAATGCTTACCAAGAACTTGAATCACAGGGTTTGATCTATTCCAAAGAAAAATCGGGATACTTCGTTGCCGAGCTCATTACGCTTAAACCTTTAGAGCAATATTCTGTTGTTTCACTCAACTCAAAAATTGAAATTAATTCTTTAGTTTTTAAATATCTTAAATCAATTCAAAATGAATCTGTCATACCGTTTGGCTCTGCCTTTCCTGACAGTCAGCTTTTATATGCGCCTAAACTTATTCAAATTATGGGGCAGCTTGCCCGTCAGAAACAAAGTTACGACCAAACTACAAGCCTACCACCCGGCAATTTAGCTTTACGAAAACTCATTGCTCAACGCTACTGTATGCAGGGGATTCAGACCGACCCAGATGACATTGTCATTACATCTGGCGGACTAGATGCCCTCAATCTTTCCTTACAAGCGGTTGCTCAACCGGGTGACTATATTTTATTACAACAAAACGTATTTTATGGCGCTTGGCAGGCAGCAGAACGTTTAGGGTTAAAAGTTATTACGATTCCTGAGCATCCTCAACATGGTTTTGATCTAGAGGCTTTTGAACAAGTTATTAATAGTTATCCAATTAAAGTCTGTTGGTTGATGTTAAACAGCCATAATCCAATCGGGTTTACGGTGAGCGACGATATTAAATATAAAATTGCTAAGCTACTTCATGAGCACCAAATTTATTTAATTGAAGATGACGTTTATGAAGAGCTGTTTTATGGCGGACAAAAGCCTCTTTCAATGAAGTATTTTGATCAGCAAAATCTGGTCCTTCACTGCTCTTCATTTTCTAAAACGTTAGGTGCAGGTTTTCGGGTCGGTTGGGTCTATGCAGGTAAATTTTCTGATCATATTCAGCATTTACAACTCATGAGTACCATTTCAGTAAATGCACTCATTCAAAATGCCTTAGTCGAGTTTTTGTCTCATCATCATTATGAAAAGCACTTACGTACTCTCAGACTTTCACTTGAGCGTTATAAAAAGCAGTTTTATCACTATTTAAAGCAACATCTGCCATCCTCTTGCGAAGTTTATTACCATCCAAGTGGTTATTTTCTTTGGGTTAAGCTACCGAATAGTTTAGATAGTATGCAAATTTATGAAGAGTTAATTCAACAAAACATTGGGGTGGCTCCAAGTCCACTGTTTAGTGTTTTACCCGCACAGCAGCATTATTTAAGAATCAACTGCTCTTTTGAATGGACACCCAAAATTCAAAGTGCATTAGAACAAATCATTAAAACAATTCAACAGCGGGTTGAAGCTGTTTCTTAAATAATGTACTTCGACCTAAGCCCAATTTTATAGTGAATGTTTTGTGGTAACTTTAGAGCTTAAATCTATATTTTTAAAGGAAACAGGTTCAAGGGATTAATATGGAAATTGATGAAGAACTCACCCTTAAAAAGATACAGATTTTTTTAGCATTTATGCGCTGTGGCAATTTGTCTAAAACCGCGACAGAAATGGAGCTTAGTAATGTCAGTGTTCACAAAGCACTGCACTCTTTAGAAAGCGCTTTACGCTGCCCGCTTTTTAAAAATGAAGGACGTAATCTCATTCCTTTAAAAAGTGCCTATGTTTTTGAAGAACGGGCGCAAAAAATCATACAGGACATTTTTATTACCGTTAATAAAACCAGAGAAGCCGCAGGTTTTGCAGCTAAGGTTTTACATTTAGGTTCACTTTATTCTTTAACTGTAAATACGATTCCAAATGTAATTAGCGGGCTTAAGCTCAGACGCAGTGAACTTGATATTCAACTGTTACTCAGCTCAAATCAGGACTTGGTTAAAAAACTTAAAGCAACGGAACTTGATGCGATTATTGTGGCTTTAAATGAAACCACTCAAGATGATGACTTTGAAATTTTACCTATGTTTTCAGATGATATTTTTCTGGCCGTCAATAAAGATTCAAAATATGCAGAGTTTAAAGAAATTGATTTAAGCCTATTAAAAGAAGAGACATTCCTCACTTTAACCAAAGGCTTTGCGACCCATAACGATAGCGATATTATTTTTAAAAAAGCAGGCTTCTCGCCTAAAGTTGCCTTGCAAGTGAACGATATTTTTACTCTCATTAGTATGGTCAGTTCAGGCGTTGGTTTTGCCCTTTTACCGGGTCGTATTTCTGCGGTTTATGAAAGCTCAGTTAAGCTCATTCCGCTAAAACAGCAATATCATATGCAACAAGAAATCGGTTTGGTTTTTTTAAAAAGTAAGGAACGAGATCCTAATTTACTCGCACTGATTGCAGAGTGTCGTATGTTTGCTTCGAATTTTCATAAAATGAATAAATAGCAACTCATTAAATTTAATAAGTTGCTACCATTTTAGACTCACTTCATTATCCAAAAATTGCATTAACCGTTATAAAAAATAAGGATGGTCCAAGTAAGCAACCAAGTCCTGTGTAGAAGGTTGCAACTAAAGCACCATAAGGAACAAGTCTTACATCTGTTCCAGCTAAACCGGCTGCCGTACCGCTTGTTGTTCCCGCTAAACCGCCAAATACCATCGCTGAACGCGGACTTTTTAGATACATGAATTTAGCAAGAAGTGGTGTGCCGACCATAAAGAAAACAGACTTGATTAATCCAATCGCAATAGAAAGCGCGATTACATCTGAGCTAGCACCAATCGCGGTTCCTGTAATTGGACCAACAATATAAGTCATTGCACCTGCACCAATCGTCGTCATTGAGATTGGATCTCGATATCCCATCACCCATGCCACCATCACACCGATGGCAAAAGGCACTACACAACCAAGCACTAATGCGATTAGACCAATTTTTCCTGCTTTCTTCACTTCTTTCACATCGACTTCAAAGGCTGTTGAAGCAATAGCCAGATCCCGAATCATGGCTCCACCTAGCAATGCAAATCCAGAAAATATAGCGATATCAGAAACACCTTTGGTTCCTTGCGTATAGACCCCTGCAAAGTAAGCGACAACTAAACCTAAAGTAATCGCGATTGCAGAGCTTTGTAGTTTCCCCTTCGTCAAATATTTTGAGAGTAAATGGGAAACAAACATCATTAAACCCGTTACGGCAAGAGCAGTCACTAATGCATTTTTTGATAACACAGCAATTATAGCGTCCATCATTTAAATCCTTTTTTGATTGAACTTTTTATAGTTTATGTTTGCTTAGGCTATTTTTTCCTTAGCTTCTATCGTCCATTCATAGGTTTCATAGTCGCCACTAATTCGATTTAAGTAGCGAATGACTAAAACCGTGCCAATTAAAGAGGCAATAGAAACGATCAGTCCTAACATTCCTCCAGATAGCGCAGCAACAACATTTTGTCCTGCCGACATCGCCACCACGATCGGAATATACATTCCTGACCAATATAAAACGCCAAATTGAGTGATTTGTGGCAAATAGCCTTTTCTTGCCAATAATTCTTTAGATAAAATTAAAAGAATCATTGAAATAGCAACGCCTCCTACATTGGCTTTTACACCTAATAGCATGCCTAAAGTATTACCAAAATAATCACCTAATAAATGACAGATCGCTAATATTGCTGTTCCATATATAATCATTGTAAATCCCTCATATCCTTGGGTTATTACTAAACTTTTAATCCATATTGCTATAAAGAACCACTATTTTGCATTGCAATCTGAATGCTGTCTAAACGTGTTCCTTGAAATGACAACACAGTTCCTTCTTTAAATATCCGACGTGCGAGTGCAGTGAGAACCGTTCCCGGCAAAGCTTCTATCTGTAGTCTTACACCACGCTCCCATGCAGCTTGCAGGGTGCTTTCCCAATCTACCGTTCGACTCATGTTAAAAGCCAAGTCATCAGCAATTTGTTCTGACTTACTCAGCGTACGAGCGGTTGTACCACTTAAATAACGAATTTTAGGCTGCTTTAAAGTGACTCCCTCCATAGACGCTGCAAGTTGCTCTGCTTGCCGACCTAATAATTCACAATGCGATGGCACGGATACATCTAATTTTTTTGCCACCACGCCTTGCTGTTTTGCCAAAATAGCAACTTGTTGCATGGCATCATGACTTCCTGAAATAACAATCTGGTTATGTGCATTAATATTTGCGACATAAATTTCTGGTGTTGTTTCATAAATCTGTTTTACCCATGTTTCGACAGCTGCAAGGTCTGCACCAATTAACGCGGTCATACCATAACCTGCTGGATATGCGTTTTGCATGAGTTCACCTCGATAGGCAACTAAACGAATAGCATCTTCATAGGTTAAAACTCCTGCTACAACCGCAGCCGACCATGCGCCAATCGATAGACCCGCTACATAATCTGGTTTTAAGTTTTCAGCAGTTAATATAGCTGAACTCACCACGCCTGAAATGAGCAAACAAAGCTGTACGGCTCTTGTCGATTGCAACGCAGCCGAACTATCTAGCATCAAAACATCTTCTTTGAGTACATCCGATGCACGCTCAAGATATTCATTTACCAGAGCAGTTTGTGGTAGGTCGTGCAACATGTTGCTTCGTTGCACACCTTGTCCCGGATATACCCAAATTGAAGCCATGATATCTGTTCCCTAATTCCATGGGTTTTCTACTAAAACAGCACCTTCAGCACGTTTTAATAGAACTTTTCCGCTATTCCTAGCCCACTCTTTTAAAGCCAAACCACCCTGCGGTAGTTGTAGCTGTATATCTACACTTAGCCCCGCTTGCTGAAAAGTTTCGAGTAGCTCAATCGCCTGCTTTTTGGCAAAAGGTTGTTCAGCTCGAATCAACAAATCTATGTCACTTTGCTGAGTGACTGTTTGAATACCAGTTGCCAGCTCAAACCCAAAACTTCCTGTATATCCCCAACACTCTGAAAATTTTTTCATAATGCTAGAAATGGTCTGCAAACGTTCTGCCAAATGCTCAAACTGCTGTGTATTCACGTGAGTCAGTGCTTCTGGTTTAAGTTGTTTGGTAATAGCAGATCGTGGCATTTGCGTGGCATATCGTTGATGACGTAATTGTCCTCTTATACCCACAGCAACCTGATCTGCCGAGGTAATTGCCCGCCGAACCACAACAGGATCGCCTCGTAGTAACACCTCTTTCACCCAAAGCGGAGCATCATCGGTCAAGTAATCTACCGTCATGCCCCACAACAAATCATGGGCTTCGAGAACAAGTTTCATGACCATTGCTCGTGCAATAATTCACGAACTTTTTTAGACATCTGACGGTTTTGACCGTGGAGTCTTTGTTCCAGTCCTGTAGATTGCTCAGCATTAATATCTTTAA is a genomic window containing:
- a CDS encoding PLP-dependent aminotransferase family protein — its product is MYKSEQLAHSIRQLIESGTLNAHEKLPSLRDQVQRSGFSLMTVMNAYQELESQGLIYSKEKSGYFVAELITLKPLEQYSVVSLNSKIEINSLVFKYLKSIQNESVIPFGSAFPDSQLLYAPKLIQIMGQLARQKQSYDQTTSLPPGNLALRKLIAQRYCMQGIQTDPDDIVITSGGLDALNLSLQAVAQPGDYILLQQNVFYGAWQAAERLGLKVITIPEHPQHGFDLEAFEQVINSYPIKVCWLMLNSHNPIGFTVSDDIKYKIAKLLHEHQIYLIEDDVYEELFYGGQKPLSMKYFDQQNLVLHCSSFSKTLGAGFRVGWVYAGKFSDHIQHLQLMSTISVNALIQNALVEFLSHHHYEKHLRTLRLSLERYKKQFYHYLKQHLPSSCEVYYHPSGYFLWVKLPNSLDSMQIYEELIQQNIGVAPSPLFSVLPAQQHYLRINCSFEWTPKIQSALEQIIKTIQQRVEAVS
- a CDS encoding LysR family transcriptional regulator, translating into MEIDEELTLKKIQIFLAFMRCGNLSKTATEMELSNVSVHKALHSLESALRCPLFKNEGRNLIPLKSAYVFEERAQKIIQDIFITVNKTREAAGFAAKVLHLGSLYSLTVNTIPNVISGLKLRRSELDIQLLLSSNQDLVKKLKATELDAIIVALNETTQDDDFEILPMFSDDIFLAVNKDSKYAEFKEIDLSLLKEETFLTLTKGFATHNDSDIIFKKAGFSPKVALQVNDIFTLISMVSSGVGFALLPGRISAVYESSVKLIPLKQQYHMQQEIGLVFLKSKERDPNLLALIAECRMFASNFHKMNK
- the madM gene encoding malonate transporter subunit MadM; translation: MDAIIAVLSKNALVTALAVTGLMMFVSHLLSKYLTKGKLQSSAIAITLGLVVAYFAGVYTQGTKGVSDIAIFSGFALLGGAMIRDLAIASTAFEVDVKEVKKAGKIGLIALVLGCVVPFAIGVMVAWVMGYRDPISMTTIGAGAMTYIVGPITGTAIGASSDVIALSIAIGLIKSVFFMVGTPLLAKFMYLKSPRSAMVFGGLAGTTSGTAAGLAGTDVRLVPYGALVATFYTGLGCLLGPSLFFITVNAIFG
- the madL gene encoding malonate transporter subunit MadL; the encoded protein is MIIYGTAILAICHLLGDYFGNTLGMLLGVKANVGGVAISMILLILSKELLARKGYLPQITQFGVLYWSGMYIPIVVAMSAGQNVVAALSGGMLGLIVSIASLIGTVLVIRYLNRISGDYETYEWTIEAKEKIA
- the mdcH gene encoding malonate decarboxylase subunit epsilon encodes the protein MASIWVYPGQGVQRSNMLHDLPQTALVNEYLERASDVLKEDVLMLDSSAALQSTRAVQLCLLISGVVSSAILTAENLKPDYVAGLSIGAWSAAVVAGVLTYEDAIRLVAYRGELMQNAYPAGYGMTALIGADLAAVETWVKQIYETTPEIYVANINAHNQIVISGSHDAMQQVAILAKQQGVVAKKLDVSVPSHCELLGRQAEQLAASMEGVTLKQPKIRYLSGTTARTLSKSEQIADDLAFNMSRTVDWESTLQAAWERGVRLQIEALPGTVLTALARRIFKEGTVLSFQGTRLDSIQIAMQNSGSL
- a CDS encoding malonate decarboxylase holo-ACP synthase, coding for MVMKLVLEAHDLLWGMTVDYLTDDAPLWVKEVLLRGDPVVVRRAITSADQVAVGIRGQLRHQRYATQMPRSAITKQLKPEALTHVNTQQFEHLAERLQTISSIMKKFSECWGYTGSFGFELATGIQTVTQQSDIDLLIRAEQPFAKKQAIELLETFQQAGLSVDIQLQLPQGGLALKEWARNSGKVLLKRAEGAVLVENPWN